The Photobacterium sp. CCB-ST2H9 DNA segment ATGCAGCTGGTCGCAAAAAATCTCGAGCATGGTAAAACCTACACGCTGTATATCACAGCGAGAGATACTGCTTACCCGCCGAATCAGGGTGAGGGCACTTTTGCATTCAAGATTGACAAAATGGGGCCAGCGATCGCGACGCCTACGTTGAAAGACGGTACAGCACCTGAGTTGTCCGGCAATATCATGGGCACGAATTTCATCGCCAATATTGCCAGCATTACCGATGATTCCAGTGTGGAAAATATCAGCTTCTGGCAAGAACTGAGCGCCAGTGACGTCAAACTGGTGGAGCCGTTCAAGCCGGAAGGGCTGACCAATATCAATATTGATCTGCAAAAGGCGAATACGTCGCTGATCAATATCAGCGAAGGTCATCAGATCAAAGTCTTTGTTAAAGCAACGGATAAATATGGCTTCGAGAGCCGCTCAAATGCGGTCTCCACCTACTTCGATAATGAAGGTCCGGCAATCACACTGAACAATTTTGATGAAGTGAATGATTATGTTGAGCCAGGCTATGTGTTCGGTATTTCCGTTCAGGACGAGGGCACAGATCCAATCAAACCGGGTTCAGTCGTTTATTGGACTTACACCGGAACAACGCCACCGCCGGGCGTGGCTGGCACGCAGCCAACCAATCCAAATGAGATTGAAACCAATATGCAGCAGGATTTCACCCTGAAAATCAATGCTGAAGATATTCGTGGCAATCTGCAGGATAAAACAACCTTTGCCATTCAGGTCGATACCACACCGCCTGATGCTTCGCTGACCGCGCGCTATCAGAGCGATAATAAAGAAATTTCTCCGGCGCAGACCATTACTGAAGCCGGGACGATTGATCTGTACCTGGATGCGATCGATCCGGAAAGTGGCATTGATAAAGTGGAAGCAACACTGTTTCGCGTGGGGACTGAACAGGGCGAAACCATTGTCTTCAGTCCGGTTGCAGGCAACGAAACACAGCGTAAAGCCAGTCTGAATACCCAGATTGCCAACGATGGTAAATATAATCTGGTGGTGGATGTGTACAACAAAACGAAGGTGAACAAAGGCAGACCACGTCAGAAAAGAACCGTAGTACGACCACTGACCGTTCAGCGTGAAGGTTACAGCCTGACCGTTCTGAAACCAGCGAACTTCGGTACGTCTACGTTTGGTCAGAGCCTGAAAGCTGAATTTGGCATTCAGAATGCAGAAGGTGCAGTCCTGAATAAACTGGAATGCTGGCTGCGTGAAAATTACACCAGCGACAAAGCTCCGGAGAACGATACATCGGGTTACTACAAGGTATACACCAATACCGCTACGCCAGTGTGTCAGTTCGACAACATTGATCGCAATATGGCGAATAATCCGGTATTGATTACGCTCACCACAGCGAGTAATAACGCCAAAGTTGATCAAATCTTCTCGTTCAATATGGTGGATATTGATGCGCCAGTGATCGCGAATAAAGACAACTTTATGCTGAAGAAAGAAGCTGTGGATACGGTTGATGGTGTGAAAATGCTTTCTTTGAGTATTACGGTCACTGATACCTTATCTGGTATGGATGACACCGCATCTGTGAAGCTTTTGAAAGGCTTGAAAGAGTACGAGCCGACGGCTATTCAGCGCAGTAACGGCAATAAGACGATTACATACACATTTACTGGCAAATATAATGATTTAGTCCGTGGTGGTGATATTGAACATTTTGTGAAAATCAATGGCCTGAAAGATATAGCAGGGAATGCAGTTCTGGATGTGGATTCAACCATTAAATTGTATGTACCAGATACAATGCCAACAGTCGTGATCACGGATATGAAAAACGATGATTATATTAACTCTAAAACATTGATATTCAGCTTGAAAATAGGTTTAGGGCCTGAGGCTGGACTCGGCAATGTCGTAGTTGAATTAGGCGGAACTAACACGGGTAATACTAAAACTGACTTCAATACTGAGCCAGGTAATTTTGGCAGCAATGTAAATGAATGTGTTGATGATCCTAGTTATCGATGCACTACTTTTACGGGACAACTTCCAGCAGATTATGTAGCGACTGATGTACCAGTCTTGGTAACGGTGAGTGACTCTTGGGAAAATCTAGCTGTGGCTAAGCTGTCACTAGGCATCGATCAGGCTCCTCCAGTCATTGAAGATGCATATAGTATTGGCTCTGATAGCAATGGTAATGTGTTAATGAGATTCGATGTTTCCGACGAAGCAAGTGGCCTCAGTCAGGTGAAATATGCAATAAAAGGACTTGGTGATACTATCGTTGTAGATAAATACTCTGGAGATGACACTATTGAGCAACTGACATTTGACCCTGCACTGCTGGGTAATAATGACAGTTTCCGAGTTACTCTCACTGCATACGATAAAGTGGGTCAGAAGGCATTAAAAGATTTCACCGTCAATATTATCAAGCCGCAAGCAACTCTGGAGTTGCTGGGTATTCAGAAGAAAGGCTCGAATATCGTCCTGTCTAGTAACACGCAGACGTTCAATATTAGTACTGTTACGGATCCGAATTCTCGTGCAAAAGTGAAAGGGTATGTGGTGACACTGGATCCACAGGCTGCGGGTCTGAGTCCGATTACCCTGACCGGTGATTTCAAAGGTCTGACAACTGCAACTAATATTGCGACGCTGGCAGAGAGTATGCAGGGGCCATATCACTTGAAACTGACGATTCTGGATAATCTGGGCCGTTCACTGCCGAGCTATACCCTGAAAGGGGAAAGTACGCCAGTGACCATGTCACCACTGATTATTGATATGGCGAGTCCAATCATTCTTGATGTGCAGACTGAACAGCTACCTGTACAGCCTGGTGCGGATGGTAAATATACTTTCCGTTTATCCGCCAAGATTCAGGACGCAAACCTGAACAGCACCATGGTTGTTGCGACATTGGATGATGGCACAAATCCGTCTGATTACACCAAGCCGGCAGAAGTGAGTGGCGTTTATACCTTCGACTTTAAAGCGGCCGTGGGCACTCATAACTTGATGATTAAAGCCACTGACTATGCTGGAAATGAAGTCAGTAATCCGGTCTCTAATGTTGTTGTTGAGCCGTGGAGTGTGCCTGTTGTTAACAATATGTATGTTGAAAACACTGTTGTCGGAGGGAATCAAACAGTTGAGGTGACGATGGAATTCTCAGAGCCCGTGACGGATATTACTGTTGATGATTTTGAGGCAATTGCTGATCTAGGAAGTGAGCATGGCTATTTCAAAAATGTAAGCAGTGGTAGAAATAATATGACTTGGTATGTCGAATATGTGACACCAAGCGGAGAAGATACCAATGTCACCATCTATTTAAAGAATGGAAGCTATGTTGCTGAAGATGATGGAATGCCAGGTAAATTAAAGAACACTAATCTCAATGTGATTGCTTCCCCGTTGATGAAATCAATTGTATTAAGTAAGAATTCAATGAAAGTGGGTGAGACAATTCAAGGTACAGTAACTTTTAATCGTCCAATTAAAAGTTGGGAAACATATATAGAAAATGGTGGAAGAGCATCGAGTGTTGACTGGATTAATAATAATACGACTTTATTATTCTCATATTATGCTAAATCTACCGGGAGTCATAAAATTGGAATTGCGGCAGGTCTTGATGATGAGTATGGAAATTTAACTAAAGAAGCAACAGCGATAGTGAATGTAACTAATTAATTTATTTATTTCTTATGAGGAATCACCGCCATCCGGCGGTGATTTTTTATCTCCCCCCCACCAACAGCACCCGAATCTCCCTTCACTTAACCCGTAAACTCACTGGATATTTTTTCGCCGCTCCCGTGCCTCATCAGCGATCTTCAGCCAATGAAAACAAAAGATGCGTCTTGGTGTATTGAGTTCGTGGGACTATAAGTATATACGCCGTTACTCATATGGGTTTGACATATTCGAAGAGATGAAAAATGAATCAAAAAACGCTGCTTGCTTCACTCATCATTGCATTCTCTGGTCATGCATATGTGGATAATCATTATTATGAAGCGCCGATTGCATCCGGAGAATTGAGTACTGCGTCAGGATCATCGACCGTTGCATCCGGGAAAGGTAGTACGGCCTGGGGAATATTTGCCAAAGCGACCGGTGACTATTCGACAGCCTGAGGTTTTGAAGCGGCTGGTTTAAACAGAAGAAGCGCTATTGCGTCCGGCAATGGTTCAACCGCCTGGGGATTTGCTCAAGCTTCCGGAACCTTTGCCACAGCCTGAGGGTTTGGTGCACAGGCGAAAGGGGATCATGCAACTGCTTGGGGTAATGGTCATGCAAAAGAGAAGCTCTCTACGGCTTGAGGGAGATGGCGCGCATGCCATCTGAATCAACTCAACGGCAATAGGTACTAATATGGTCGTCACCGGAGAGAGCTCGGTCGGTATCAGTGTGGGTGATCCTGCTCGCGACCATGATATTCATAGAGAAGAAGTGGCGGAGAATAATACCTTTGCTGTTGTGGGGGCAAAATGAAGCTATGCAATGGTGCCGTTGTATTTCCGGATAGATGTATTGATAATGTACAAGAAATGATACTCGCTAATGAATATGCCGGTGAATACAACCGAAAATTGATCAGTCAGCAGGCGGAGGAAATTAAACTCTTAAAAGCTCAGCTCTAGACCCTGACGCAACAAGTCCATGCCCTGAAATAAAAAACAGCCGTCTTTGGTTTTGATGTGCAAAGACGGATAAGCGTAGGGTGAGTGTCGAGTTCTGAAGCGCTGCGAGTCACTTCACCCTTCCTCAAGAAATGTATGCGCTCATGTGCTTATTTTTTTCTGGCGTTCTATACCTATAGAGAAATCCACAAACAACGTCAGGTGACTTATGAATCAGCCCGTTTCGAATATTAATCAATTAAAACCGAAACATGGATATGTCATTAACCCGCCGTCTCGCGGTGCTTATGCGGTTGAGCAAGGCTGGTGGAATTTAGGGGAGTGGCATGTTGTTGAACTGGAAGGCGGTAAAAACTTTCCTGCGCAAGAAGGTGGTGCCGCATTTTATGAATCGACCGACGTCAATAGCTTTCAGCCTCCGGTTGATGGTCTGATTTTGAGTGGTGGTCATGAAGATGTTCGCCAGAAACTGAACTATACAGATCAGCAATTGATCGCTGAAGGCAAAACGCCCTGGCCGCGCTTGACGGTTCCGGCTTCGAAAGTGATTGATATTGAGTGGCGTTATACCATGGCGCATAAAACCCGTGGCTATGTTGCTTTTATTACCAGAGACGGCTGGGATTCAGATCAGGTGATTACCCGCAACCAACTGGAGTCAAAGCCATTTTTTGAAGATATCTACCCTGAAGCACCTTATTGGGAGCATGATTTACCTGCGAAAATTCATCATCAACTGGTGTTACCTGATCATAAACAAGGTCACCATGTGGTGGTTCTGCTTTGGCTGGTTGCTGATACAGGCAATGCCTTTTACCAGACATTTGACTTTGATTTTGGCTGAGTCTGGAACCAGCTAAAGTCAACTATATTCAGGATGGTTTTATCCTGAAAAATCGAGGAGATGAATGTTCATCTCCTTTTTTTGTCAGTCTGGTATGACGCAGAATCCCGGACTCTGCGTGACCACTCCCTTTCGGGAGCAGACTAAGGCATGATTTCATACTTTTTAATCTTATGGCTCAGAGTGCTGAGCGGCACCGCCAGAGATTCTGCAGCTTTACGGGTTTGCCAGTTGAAGCGTTCCAGCGTTTTCATGATCACCGTGCGCTCATACTGAGTGACGGAATCTTTCAGGGAAGCCATATCCACTTCAGGAAGCGTACTGTCGAACACACTGTCATCCGGGATGTCTGCCTGAACGTCCGGAATAAAAGTGTCACCTTCACCGAGCTCAATGGCATCGACGGTTTCGAAATCAGATAACAGCACAGCCCGTTCAATGATATTTCTCAGTTCACGGACATTGCCCGGGAAAGGATAATCCATCAGGCTCTGTCGGGCCTTTTTGCTGATGACTGGTTCGCTGTCCAGTCCCAGTTTCTGGCTGGTGAGAGTAATAAAGTGTTCAGCCAGCGGCAGAATGTCAGCCGGACGCTCCCGCAGTGGTGGCAGAGTGATCGGAAAAACATTCAGACGATAAAACAGGTCAGCGCGGAACTCGTTCTTCTGAATTTTCTCCTTCAGATTACAGTGAGTTGCTGCCACAACACGCACATCGATGCTGCGTTCTTCACTGCTGCCGATAGGGCGAATTTTACGCTCCTGCAATACACGCAACAGTTTTGCCTGCAATAACAATGGCATATCACCAATTTCATCCAGAAACAGCGTGCCGCCGTCGGCAGCTTCAAACAGACCTTTTTTGTCTTTATCAGCGCCAGTGAATGCTCCTTTTTTGTGACCGAAGAGTTCTGATTCCAGCAGCTGTTCCGGGATTGCCGCGCAGTTCTGCGCGATAAAAGGCTTCCCGGCCCGGTCTGAATTTTCGTGGATATAGCGGGCAATCACTTCTTTCCCCGCACCGGTTTCACCCCGCAGCAGGACATCAACCGGCAGGGCCAGAATACGCTGTAAACGTTCAAGCACCTGACGCATGGGATCGCTTTCGGCAATCGGACCATTGTAGTCGGCTTTCTTCCGGGCTTTCAGCTGCTTGTTTTCACGGTTCAGGGCTGCATTGTCTGCTTCCAGACTCCGCAGACTGGTGTGATAAGTATCCAGCAGCATCGCCTGACGAATACTGGTGCCGGCGAGTTTGGTAAAGACAGACAACGACTGTTCATCTTCAATCAGACACAAATCGAACAGTACCAGCAGACCGACCGTCAGATTCTGGTGATCTTTCAGTGGCCAGGCCAGGAGATTGGCGCTGTGCAAATCCATTGCTGTTTCGTTCTGATAGATCGCATCGCAATTGTAGCCGGAGTAGGCATACAGATCGTTGATCAGAACAATTTCGCCTGTGGTGATGGCATAGCCAAACGGATCATTTTCTTTCAGCAGATCCAGCTGCAACGGTACCCAGGGGTGTTCCTGCAGTGGCTGTTCGTGCTTGTGCACGCTGAGGGGAACCAGTGCCTGTCCGGTCTGGTCCAGCACGTACATGATGCCGTGCCGGGCCTGTGTCAGCTGACGCGCCGCTGCCAGGATGGCGTCCATGGTGGACGCCAGCTGGGTACGATCGGCCAGAGTCTGACTGATGGCCAGTAACAGGTTACTGAGTTCTCCAGAATTAACTGAAGGCATACTCGATCATTCCTTGTTCATCGACGGAAATCGTCAGTGTGGTATGGGTGCTTTCCTCACCCTGATGCGACAGCAGCTCGGTCGACAGCTGAGGCAGTAACTGGCGGTTAATGACCGCATCAATGTTACGGGCACCCGTTTCGCTCAGGCGGCAGTGGCCCAGTACGAAATCGACCAGATCCTGTTCAAAGGCCAGTGTGAGATCATGGTGTGTTTTCAGGCGCTCGCCCAGTTTGCCCAGTTTATGCTTGATGATGTCGGTCATCGCGTCATCAGCCAGTGGCAGATAAGGGATCACATTCATTCGGGCCAGCAGAGCTGGTTTGAAGTAGCGGTTCAGTGTCGGACGAATCGCTTCACCAATTTGCGACGCCGTGATGTCGTCACTCTGCTGAGACAGCGCTTCAATCTCCTGTGTTGCCAGGTTACTGGTCATCAGGATCAGGGTGTTCTTGAAGTCAATCGCACGGCCTTCACCGTCGTTCAGCACCCCTTTGTCAAAGACCTGATAGAACAGGTTCATGACTTCAGGATCGGCTTTTTCGACTTCGTCGAGCAGGACAACGGAGTAAGGTCGCTGGCGAACGGCTTCCGTCAGCATGCCACCTTCACCATAACCGACATAGCCCGGAGGTGAGCCGATCAGCCGGGAAACGGTATGTTTCTCCTGGAATTCCGACATATTGATGGTGGTCATAAAGCGCTCACCACCGAATAACTGATCGGCAACCACGCGTGCGGTTTCGGTTTTACCCACACCACTCGGGCCGACCAGCAGGAATACACCCATCGGTGCATCCGGGTTCATCAAGCTGGCTTTCGCTGCACGAATCCCTTCACTCAGGGAATCAATGGCGAAAGGCTGCCCTTTGATGGCGCCAGACAGAGAATCGCTCAGATTCAGCACAGAAGCGGATTCATCTTTCAGCACTTTCCCGACCGGGACGCCTGTCCAGTCTGCGATGACCTGACTGATTTCAGCCGGACCAACTTCAAAGTGAACCAGTGCTTCATCACCGCGGCATTCGTCGAGTGCCCGCTGACAGCGTAGAATGGCTTCGCGGATCGACGCTTCGTCCATGTCCACGGTTTCCTCTGCGGCTTCGGTTGCTTCAGAATCAGCGTCAGCCTCTGCTTCACCGGTCGCGATATGTAGCTTTTCGCGCAGACTGATCATTTCATCAATCAGCGCTTTTTCTTCTGCCCATTGTGCGGTCAGTTCGGCCAGTTCTTCTGTCAGTTCGACAATCTGGCTTTCGATGTGCGGGATCAGCGTGGCATTTTTCTTATCACCGGTTTGCTGAATTTCGTCACGTTTCAGACCGTCCAGCTCACGTTGCAGTGAGGCAATCTGTTGTTGCAGACTTTCAACCGGGGCCGGCGTTGAGCGCAGGCTGATGTTTACACGGGCACAGGCCGTATCCAGAACATCAATTGCTTTATCCGGGAGCTGACGACCTGAAATATATCGGGAAGACATTTCTGCCGCACAGGCAATTGCATCATCACGGACATAAATATTGTGCGCTTTTTCGTAAGCCGGACGCAGACCACGGATGATCAGTGCGGCTTCTTTCGGAGAGGGCTCATCCAGTTTGACCAGCTGGAAACGGCGGGCCAGAGCCGGGTCTTTCTCGAAATACTTCTTGTATTCCGACCAGGTCGTGGCAGCAATAGTTTTCACTTCGCCGCGGGCTAGTGCTGGTTTGAGCAGGTTGGCTGCGTCACTGCCGCCAGCCTGGTTTCCGCCGCCAACCAGTGTGTGTGCTTCATCAATAAACAGAATGATTGGCGTGGGTGAGTTCTTCACTTCTTCCAGCACACCGTTCAGGCGTTTTTCAAATTCACCTTTCACGCTGGCGCCAGCCTGCAGTAAGCCCATATCCAGGCCAAACAGCTCTACGCCTTTCAGAATATCCGGCACATCGCCTTCAACAATCTTCAGGGCCAGGCCTTCAACCACGGCAGTTTTACCAACGCCGGGCTCACCAACGGCAATCGGATTGTTTTTACGGCGACGGGCCAGAATATCAATGATCTGGCGGATCTCGCGGTCACGGCAGAACACAGGGTCAATTTTGCCTTCGCGTGCTTTACCTGTGAAATCAATGGTGAACTTGCTCAGTGCCGAACCTTCCTGACGCGGCTCACTGCTTTCTGTGCTGGCAACCTGAGCCTCAATCGACTCCGCGGTAAACTGGTTGAAGTTGCGTTTCAGGGTTTCACTGTTAATCGGTTCGAACAGTTCCTGAATGTCATGTTGGCCGTAGCGGACCGGGTTTTTCACCAGTGTCAGCAGCAGAGCGCCGGTACGGATTTGCTGATGGCCCAGATCAATGGAAGACATCAGCCAGGTTTCCTGCAGCCATTCAATCAGCAGGGCAGAAAACACCGGTTTGCCGCCTGCGGCTTTTGCACTGCGCTGTAAAGAAGCATTCAGTGACTGGCGAATTAAATTTTCAGAGCAGTCAAAACTCGCCAGAATACAATCAAAGTCACTGTTCGGGCGTTCAAGCAGGCTCAATAAATAATGTTCAATCGATACTTCTGTTGAACGTTCAGACACAGCAAGTGCGGCTGCATCTTCCAGAGCAACTTTTGCAATGGGATGCAGACGCTGAATCAGAGAAGCTAAATTTACGTTAATCATAGGTCCATCAAATTCGAGTCGTGGAAAGCCTTGATTATAATCAGATTCAAAAATTGCTGACGGCGGAGACAAGGGCTCTAAGTGGCTGTATTAGTGACTATTTCATGGCTGAATGACATTCCGCATAGGGACATTCCAATCAGGCGTTTCGAAGTGAGCTTTCTTGTAGGAGAAATGAAAGTTTGTCCTGTGAAATTCACGGATATTCAAAAGTGTGGCAGGGGTTTCAGAATTTACTAAATAAGCGTGTTCTGTCGGGAATTTTTAAAAATGGATAGTAATAAAAAGAGAGGAAGAGTAAAGCAGAATATGATGTTCATATTTAAAAATGAATTTCTGAAAAATGAGAAAATATTCTAATAAGTTAGACGGATTTCTTGGGGTTATCGTAATGATTAATTGTAAGTTGTTGATTTGAAATAACTAAAATAGTTGGCACAGTGCTTGCTTTGATATTGGCATCGCAATGATTAGCGATATGTTCAAACTAATCAAAACAATTGAATTTGAAACTGAAAGGAAAGCGATATGCCAACTCCAGCTTATATGTCGATTCACGGTGAAACTCAGGGCCACATCACGAAAGATGCTTATACTGCAGATTCTGTAGGTAACACCTGGCAGGAAGCACACGTCAATGAATTCCTGGTACAGGAACTGGACCACGTGCTGACTGTACCACGTGACCCGCAAAGTGGTCAGCCAACGGGCCAGCGTGTTCACCGTCCGATTATTGTGACGAAGCAACAAGACCGTACTTCACCACTGCTGTTCAACGCACTGGTCAGCGGCGAGAAACTGCCAGAAGCTTACATTAACTTCTACCGTACTTCGACTCAGGGCAAACAAGAGCATTACTACACCATCAAACTGATTGATGCGCTGCTGGTTGACATGCAAACCCGCATGGCACATTGCCAGGATGCAGCGACTTCTGACCGTGTGGTTGAAGAAGTGCTGAAACTCACTTACCGCGCAATCGAAGTGACGCACGAAGTGTGTGGTACTGCGGGTAACGACGACTGGCGTACGCCGCGCGAAGCTTAATCACGCAGATTGGAACAGGGGCCTTGTCGGCCCCTTTTGTTTTAGGTTAACCGCCCAAGTTGCATCAGGTAAAAGTAATGAGTAATCAGGTTCAATTTTCGTTTTCAATCGAAGCTGCAGAACACGAATTCCGCGTAGAAAGTTTTGAAATTAAAGAGCGTCTGTTTCAACCTTTTGAAATGAAGGTCTCATTACTTTCACGTGATGCAGATATTTCACTCGATGATCTGGTCCGTAAAGCCGGCGTACTGAAACTTTTTGGGCAGGGACGCGATGTTTCCCGTTTGTTCCACGGAATTGTCAAAGAAGTGCGGTTTCTCGGAACCGGCCGCCAGTTCAGTCGTTACGAGCTGATTCTGGTGCCAGAGTTGTGGTTCCTGACCCAGCGTCAAGATTGCAGGATCTTCCAGGACCAGACAATTAACGAGATCATCGAATCTGTGCTGACCGATGCGGGTGTGACGGCATTCCGGATGCTGGCTGATGCCGGTGAGAAGCAGGAATACATTCTGCAATACCGCGAGACCGATCTGGCATTTATTCATCGTCTGATGTCTCAGCACGGCCTGTGGTATTTCTTTGATCATACGGAAACCGGCCATGAGCTGGTGATCGTCGATAAAAATGAACTCCTGAGTGAACTTCCCAGTACAGCAGACAATGCAACACTGGTTCCTGATGTCGGGGAACATACCATTCTGTTTCATGGTGACTCTGGCGGTGTGCCGGATCGCGAGCATATTTTTGATGCGGATTTTGGCAAACGTGTCCACACAGGCTCGGTGTCGCAGTCAGATTATAACTACCTGACGCCGAGAACGAATCTGATGACCAGTGTGGCACAACTGGATGAATCAAAAACGTATACGGATCTGGCCATTTACAATTACCCGGGCCGGTACGACCAGCAACCACTCGGTAAATCGCAGTCGGATTATCGTTTGTCTGCGCATAGAATCTCCGGGACCGAACTGAAAGCCACGGGCTGTGTGATGCGTTTTCTGCCCGGTTACAGTTTCCTGCTGGAAGGTCACCCACGTCAGTCGCTGAACCGTAATTTCATCCTGCTCGAAGTGGAGCACATCGGCCGTGATCCCCAGGTTCATGCCGAAGAAAACAGCGGCGAACCTACCACGTATTACAACCAAATCATCGCATTCCCGGCAGAAATGACATACCGGGCGCCTGTGCTGTCACCCCCTGTTGTGGATGGCCCGCAAACGGCTGTCGTTGTGGGTCCGGCGAACGAAGAAATTTACACCGATAATCTGGGACGGGTGAAAGTGCAGTTTCACTGGGATCGTCA contains these protein-coding regions:
- a CDS encoding lytic polysaccharide monooxygenase auxiliary activity family 9 protein, giving the protein MNQPVSNINQLKPKHGYVINPPSRGAYAVEQGWWNLGEWHVVELEGGKNFPAQEGGAAFYESTDVNSFQPPVDGLILSGGHEDVRQKLNYTDQQLIAEGKTPWPRLTVPASKVIDIEWRYTMAHKTRGYVAFITRDGWDSDQVITRNQLESKPFFEDIYPEAPYWEHDLPAKIHHQLVLPDHKQGHHVVVLLWLVADTGNAFYQTFDFDFG
- a CDS encoding sigma 54-interacting transcriptional regulator; protein product: MPSVNSGELSNLLLAISQTLADRTQLASTMDAILAAARQLTQARHGIMYVLDQTGQALVPLSVHKHEQPLQEHPWVPLQLDLLKENDPFGYAITTGEIVLINDLYAYSGYNCDAIYQNETAMDLHSANLLAWPLKDHQNLTVGLLVLFDLCLIEDEQSLSVFTKLAGTSIRQAMLLDTYHTSLRSLEADNAALNRENKQLKARKKADYNGPIAESDPMRQVLERLQRILALPVDVLLRGETGAGKEVIARYIHENSDRAGKPFIAQNCAAIPEQLLESELFGHKKGAFTGADKDKKGLFEAADGGTLFLDEIGDMPLLLQAKLLRVLQERKIRPIGSSEERSIDVRVVAATHCNLKEKIQKNEFRADLFYRLNVFPITLPPLRERPADILPLAEHFITLTSQKLGLDSEPVISKKARQSLMDYPFPGNVRELRNIIERAVLLSDFETVDAIELGEGDTFIPDVQADIPDDSVFDSTLPEVDMASLKDSVTQYERTVIMKTLERFNWQTRKAAESLAVPLSTLSHKIKKYEIMP
- the tssH gene encoding type VI secretion system ATPase TssH → MINVNLASLIQRLHPIAKVALEDAAALAVSERSTEVSIEHYLLSLLERPNSDFDCILASFDCSENLIRQSLNASLQRSAKAAGGKPVFSALLIEWLQETWLMSSIDLGHQQIRTGALLLTLVKNPVRYGQHDIQELFEPINSETLKRNFNQFTAESIEAQVASTESSEPRQEGSALSKFTIDFTGKAREGKIDPVFCRDREIRQIIDILARRRKNNPIAVGEPGVGKTAVVEGLALKIVEGDVPDILKGVELFGLDMGLLQAGASVKGEFEKRLNGVLEEVKNSPTPIILFIDEAHTLVGGGNQAGGSDAANLLKPALARGEVKTIAATTWSEYKKYFEKDPALARRFQLVKLDEPSPKEAALIIRGLRPAYEKAHNIYVRDDAIACAAEMSSRYISGRQLPDKAIDVLDTACARVNISLRSTPAPVESLQQQIASLQRELDGLKRDEIQQTGDKKNATLIPHIESQIVELTEELAELTAQWAEEKALIDEMISLREKLHIATGEAEADADSEATEAAEETVDMDEASIREAILRCQRALDECRGDEALVHFEVGPAEISQVIADWTGVPVGKVLKDESASVLNLSDSLSGAIKGQPFAIDSLSEGIRAAKASLMNPDAPMGVFLLVGPSGVGKTETARVVADQLFGGERFMTTINMSEFQEKHTVSRLIGSPPGYVGYGEGGMLTEAVRQRPYSVVLLDEVEKADPEVMNLFYQVFDKGVLNDGEGRAIDFKNTLILMTSNLATQEIEALSQQSDDITASQIGEAIRPTLNRYFKPALLARMNVIPYLPLADDAMTDIIKHKLGKLGERLKTHHDLTLAFEQDLVDFVLGHCRLSETGARNIDAVINRQLLPQLSTELLSHQGEESTHTTLTISVDEQGMIEYAFS
- a CDS encoding Hcp family type VI secretion system effector, with amino-acid sequence MPTPAYMSIHGETQGHITKDAYTADSVGNTWQEAHVNEFLVQELDHVLTVPRDPQSGQPTGQRVHRPIIVTKQQDRTSPLLFNALVSGEKLPEAYINFYRTSTQGKQEHYYTIKLIDALLVDMQTRMAHCQDAATSDRVVEEVLKLTYRAIEVTHEVCGTAGNDDWRTPREA